From the genome of Virgibacillus proomii, one region includes:
- the speG gene encoding spermidine N1-acetyltransferase, translating into MNKEIKIRSLEREDLQFVHELGNDANIMAYWFEEPYHSFVELQDIYDKHIHDQSERRFILESKEGERLGLVELVEIDYIHRNAEFQIIIKPEHQGRGYAVTAARLAMDYAFSILNLHKLYLIVDKYNEKAIHVYKKVGFKVEAELKDEFFVEGSYHNAYRMCIFQHEYLNMKNKPS; encoded by the coding sequence ATGAACAAGGAAATTAAAATACGTTCTTTAGAGCGTGAAGATTTACAATTTGTTCATGAACTAGGAAATGATGCAAATATTATGGCCTATTGGTTTGAAGAACCATATCATTCTTTTGTAGAGTTACAGGATATATATGATAAGCATATTCATGATCAAAGTGAGCGGCGGTTTATTCTTGAATCAAAAGAAGGTGAAAGGCTCGGTCTCGTTGAATTAGTAGAGATTGATTATATTCATCGAAATGCGGAATTTCAAATCATTATTAAACCAGAGCATCAAGGTCGGGGCTATGCAGTAACTGCCGCGCGGTTAGCAATGGATTATGCTTTTTCCATATTAAATTTGCATAAACTCTATCTGATCGTTGACAAGTATAATGAAAAAGCAATTCATGTTTATAAAAAAGTCGGTTTTAAAGTCGAAGCTGAATTAAAAGATGAATTCTTCGTTGAAGGCAGTTATCATAATGCTTATCGAATGTGTATTTTTCAACATGAATATTTAAACATGAAAAATAAGCCCTCATAG
- a CDS encoding serine hydrolase has product MAFIIITIVGIILFAGIGMWLFKMKIIRAGPKYIIQFITENTQNKRAALSIHYNGTKWADINADELLPLASTVKIIVAIEYARQAAEGKIDPNQLVLLEELDTFYIPNTDGGAHEAWINGLDNGKLTTSVPLSEVAKGMIAYSSNANTDYLIRVLGLMEINNLLKSLEIDHEPLYPIVSALFIPLQLMNEENLSKREVYHVLKHMSMDEYRKRAIDIHHKWIKNPPSNQTKKQILKLLNMKVQKVWSDRLPRSTTKSYVSILDKLNRKTYFDRKVYQYLNSVMEQLMNNPNNQKWLLHAGQKGGSTAFVLTMAMYATDKENNKTELALFANNLSYIENIKLKANLNEFQLAFLTDKRFRELVKASLTSIHSL; this is encoded by the coding sequence TTGGCATTTATTATTATAACAATCGTAGGTATTATTTTATTTGCAGGAATCGGAATGTGGTTATTCAAAATGAAAATAATCCGTGCTGGTCCAAAATATATTATCCAATTTATTACGGAAAATACGCAAAATAAGCGTGCAGCATTATCCATTCATTACAATGGAACAAAGTGGGCAGATATAAATGCAGATGAACTGCTTCCTTTAGCAAGCACGGTTAAAATTATTGTTGCTATCGAATACGCTAGACAAGCTGCAGAGGGAAAAATTGACCCCAATCAACTTGTACTATTAGAAGAGCTTGATACGTTTTATATCCCTAATACAGATGGTGGTGCTCATGAAGCATGGATTAATGGATTAGATAACGGGAAATTGACCACAAGTGTTCCCCTAAGCGAAGTTGCTAAAGGTATGATTGCCTATAGTTCAAATGCAAATACAGATTATTTAATAAGAGTGTTAGGATTAATGGAAATTAATAATTTGCTAAAAAGCCTGGAAATAGATCATGAACCGTTATATCCAATTGTTAGTGCCCTGTTTATTCCACTACAACTAATGAATGAAGAAAATTTATCCAAACGAGAAGTTTATCATGTATTGAAGCACATGAGTATGGATGAATACAGAAAGCGAGCAATAGACATACATCATAAATGGATAAAAAATCCACCATCCAATCAAACAAAAAAACAGATATTAAAGTTGTTAAATATGAAAGTTCAAAAAGTTTGGTCTGATCGTCTGCCCAGATCCACTACGAAGTCATACGTATCTATTTTAGATAAATTGAACCGAAAAACCTACTTTGATCGAAAAGTTTATCAGTACCTTAATTCTGTTATGGAGCAATTAATGAATAACCCTAATAATCAAAAATGGCTACTTCATGCCGGGCAAAAAGGTGGTTCGACAGCATTTGTACTGACGATGGCTATGTACGCTACGGATAAAGAAAATAACAAGACGGAATTGGCATTGTTTGCAAACAATTTATCCTATATAGAAAATATCAAGCTTAAAGCAAATTTAAATGAATTTCAGTTAGCCTTTTTAACAGATAAGAGATTTCGAGAGTTGGTTAAAGCAAGTTTGACTAGTATACACTCACTATAA
- a CDS encoding MerR family transcriptional regulator — MYTIGELSKKTGVTIRTLDYYDEIGLLNPASTTKGGHRLYGEAELLRLEQILSLKFLGFSLDKIRYIL; from the coding sequence ATGTACACCATAGGGGAATTATCTAAAAAGACGGGGGTTACAATTCGAACCCTTGATTATTATGATGAAATCGGTCTGTTAAATCCTGCTTCTACGACAAAAGGGGGACACAGACTATATGGGGAAGCGGAACTACTTCGACTAGAACAAATTTTATCATTAAAATTTTTAGGATTTTCATTGGATAAGATACGTTACATTTTGTAA
- a CDS encoding ABC transporter ATP-binding protein: MKNAVEMKNVTKTYGKKVIALNGLSLTIKAGITFSLLGPNGSGKSTTIRILTSLAYPDEGEIRIFGQKKLDKHLIGCVSQSSGVDPMGTGRENLMLQGRIYGLKGKRLKERVDELLHAFHLQKDANRLSKNYSGGMKRKLDLAMGIIHRPKLLFLDEPTTGLDPEARKDLWATIKQLQHTEEMTVILTTHYMEEANELSDWIAFINDGTVVVEGTAEELKSKVGKDTVTIKCDDEKRAYIILQASYKTTLKDNNQLLIMVTEGERKLAEILEKLKENEINVSSITVSKPDLGDVYLLYTGKKLKVAEEKE, translated from the coding sequence GTGAAAAATGCTGTTGAAATGAAAAATGTAACGAAAACATATGGTAAAAAAGTAATCGCATTAAATGGCTTATCGTTAACGATTAAAGCAGGAATAACGTTTTCCTTGCTTGGTCCAAATGGTTCAGGAAAATCAACAACAATTCGTATTTTAACTTCCTTAGCCTATCCAGATGAAGGAGAAATTCGAATTTTTGGTCAAAAGAAGCTAGATAAACATTTAATTGGTTGCGTTTCCCAATCGTCTGGCGTCGATCCGATGGGAACGGGAAGAGAAAATTTAATGCTTCAAGGAAGAATTTATGGACTTAAAGGAAAACGGTTAAAAGAGCGAGTGGACGAATTACTACATGCGTTTCATTTACAAAAAGATGCTAATCGATTAAGTAAAAACTATTCTGGTGGCATGAAAAGGAAGCTCGATCTGGCAATGGGGATTATCCATCGGCCAAAACTGCTGTTTCTAGATGAACCGACTACAGGATTGGATCCAGAAGCACGGAAGGATCTATGGGCTACCATTAAGCAGTTACAACATACAGAAGAAATGACAGTCATTCTTACTACGCATTATATGGAAGAGGCAAACGAATTATCCGATTGGATTGCTTTTATTAATGATGGAACTGTTGTCGTAGAAGGAACAGCAGAGGAGCTAAAAAGTAAAGTTGGTAAAGATACTGTTACTATTAAATGCGATGATGAGAAACGCGCATATATCATTTTACAAGCATCGTATAAAACAACATTAAAGGATAATAATCAATTGCTGATTATGGTGACGGAAGGGGAACGGAAACTGGCGGAAATTTTGGAAAAATTAAAAGAAAACGAAATTAATGTTTCTTCTATCACCGTTTCCAAGCCTGATCTAGGAGATGTATACCTTCTATACACAGGCAAAAAATTAAAGGTAGCGGAGGAAAAAGAATGA